A stretch of DNA from Natrinema halophilum:
TCGTCATCGAAAACTTCCTCGGCGAAAAGGCAGCGCGACGAACGACTATCCACGGTGAGACCGAGGTTGCCGTCGACGACGAACAGCTCGTCCTGTCCGGCCCCGACAAGGAACACGTCGGACAGACGGCAGCCGATATCGAGCAACTGACGAAAGTCAGCGGCAAGGACACCCGAATCTTCCAGGACGGGGTCTACATCACCAACAAACCCGCCAAGGGAGGTGTCTAATAGATGGCAGACGACGAACGACCGAACGACGAGGAGACGGCTGCGGACGAACCGCAGGAACTCGAGGAAATAAGCGGTGTCGGGGAGAGCAAGGCCGACGCGCTCCGCGAGGCCGGTTTCGAGTCCATCGAAGACGTCAAAGAAGCCGATCAATCCGAACTGGCCGATGCCGAAGGCATCGGGAACGCGCTCGCAGCGCGTATCAAAGCGGACGTCGGCGACCTCGAGGTTAGCGAAGAGACCGAAGCCGAAATCGAAGACGAGGGCGTCGAGGAAGAAGAGCCAGCCGAAGACGTCGAGACGGAACTGCAGGCCCGCGGACTTACCGAGAAGACACCCGACCTCTCCGAGGACGAGCAGCGACTGCTCAGCCGCCGGCAGAGCGAGGGCAACCCGCAGTTCAATCGGCAGGATTACCACAAGAAAAAGCGGACGCCGGAATCCTGGCGTCGACCGCGCGGCCAACTGTCCAAACAGCGCCGCGGCGTCAAGGGCAAGGGCCCGAAAGTTCAGGCCGGCTACCGCACGCCGGAGGCCGTCCGAGGCAAACACCCAAGCGGCTTCGAGGAAGTGTACGTCGAGAACGTAGACGACCTCGAGGGCGTCGACAGCGACCGTGAGGCGGTTCGAATCGCTTCTGCGGTCGGCGCGCGAAAGCGCGAACGGATCGAGGAGGAAGCCGAAGAACAGGGCGTCCGCGTCCTGAACCCGACCTACGAAGAAGTCGAGGTGGAATCAAATGACTGATCTCTCAGCACAGAAGCGACTGGCTGCCGACGTCCTCGACGTCGGGAAGAATCGCGTCTGGCTCGATCCCGACGCGCAAGGCGACATCGCCGAGGCGATCACTCGAGACGAAATCCGCGAACTCGTCGACGAGGGTCGCATTCAGGCCGACGATCCCAGCGGCAATTCCCGGGGTCGTGCACGCGAGCGCAACGAAAAGCGCTCCTACGGCCACCAGAACGGCCACGGAAAGCGCCGCGGCAAGAAAGGCGCACGCAAAAACGAGAAAGACGAGTGGCAGAACAAGATTCGCGCACAGCGCCGGAAGCTGCGCGAACTCCGCGACAAGGGCGAACTGACGCCCACGCAGTACCGCGAGCTCTACAAGAAGGCTGGCGGCGGGGAGTTCCGAAGCGTCCGGTACCTGTTGAACTACATCGACGACAACTACGGTAACCAATAATGGCGACAGGACCACGATACAAAGTACCGATGCGGCGTCGCCGTGAGGTCCGAACGGACTACCATCAGAGGTTGCGCCTGCTGAAATCGGGCAAGCCCCGCCTCGTTGCTCGCAAGAGCAACAAGCACACTACGGCGCAGCTGATCACTCCCGGACCTCAGGGAGACGAGACGCTTGCGAGTGCACACTCGAGCGATCTCGAAGAGTACGGCTGGGACGCTCCCACGAGTAACATTTCCGCGGCCTACCTGACCGGCCTGCTGGCCGGCACGCGGGCTGTCGACGCCGGTCTCGAGGAGGCAGTTCTCGACATCGGCCTCAATACGGCGACACCCGGGAACAAAGTGTTCGCGGTACAGGAGGGAGCGATCGACGCCGGTCTCGAGATTCCGCACAACGATAGCGTGCTGGCGGACTGGTCGCGTACACGCGGCGAACACATCGCCGAGTACGCCGAACAACTCGATGAACCGCTGTACAGCGGTGACTTCGACGCAACTGAACTGCCCGAACACTTCGACGACGTACGAGAGGCGATTCTCGAATGAGTGGAAACAACTACAACGACGACGGCTGGCAGCCCGTCACCCGTCTCGGCCGGCAGGTCCAGGAGGGCGAGATCGACGACATGGAGACCGCCCTCAACTCTGGCCTCCCACTGAAAGAACCCGAACTCGTCGACCAGCTCCTTCCGGGGCTGGAAGACGAGGTGCTGGACATCAACATGGTCCAGCGAATGACCGACTCCGGACGACGCGTGAAGTTCCGCTGCGTCGTCACCGTCGGCAACCGCGATGGGTTCGTCGGCTACGCCGAGGGTCGAGATGACCAGGTCGGGTCTGCTATCCAGAAGGCGATCGGTATCGCGAAACTGAACATGATCCAGGTTCCCCGCGGCTCGGGATCCTGGGAGGACCGCTCGGACCGGCCCCACTCGCTGACTCGACGGACGACCGGCAAGGCCGGCTCCGTCGAGGTCGAGGTCATCCCGGCCCCCGAAGGACTCGGTCTGGCCGCGAGCGACACCGTCCGCGCCGTCCTCGAACTGGCCGGCATCGAAAACGCCTGGACCAAGAGCCACGGAAACACTCGAACGACGGTCAACCTCGCGAAAGCGACGTTCAACGCGCTCGAGAACGCTTCCCAGTCGCGACAGCCGCGACGGAACCGTGGCGGCCGAGAGGAACCTGAGGTGGCCGATCAATGAAGGCCATCGTCCAGGTTCGCGGCGAAGTGAACCGACAGGAAGACGTCGAAGACACCCTGTCGATGCTCAACGTCCACAGCGTCAACCACTGCACGCTCGTTCCCGAAACCGACGCGTACGAGGGAATGATCGCGAAGGTCAACGACTACGTCGCCCACGGCGAGCCGAGCACGGACGTCCTCGAGACGCTCCTCGAAAAGCGCGCAGAGCCCCTCGAGGGCAACCAATCCGACGTCAACGAGGAGTGGCTCGTCGAGAACACCGAGTACGACGACTTCGGAGAACTGGCCGAAGCGCTCGTCGACGAAGAGACGACACTTCGTGACGAGGGACTGTCACCAACACTTCGACTTCACCCACCGCGAGGCGGTCACGAGGGTATCAAAAAGCCAACAATCGAAGGCGGCCAACTCGGAAAACATACAACAGGGGAGATTAACGACCTCCTAGAATCGATGCGATAACCATGACGAGCAAAAAACGACGCCAGCGCGGATCGCGCACCCACAGCGGCGGTTCTCACAAGAACCGACGCGGTGCGGGCCACCGCGGTGGCCGCGGCCGTGCAGGACGCAGCAAGCACGAGTTCCACAACTACGAACCGAAAGGCAAACACGGCTTCAAGCGACCGCACGACATCCGCGAGGAAGTCGCAGAGATCGACGTTCAGAAGTTAGACGAGGATGCGATCCTCTACGTCGCGGACGACCTCGCAACGGAGACCGATGACGGCTACGAACTCGACGCTCGAGACATCGTCGAGGACGGCCACGAGGCCGACGTCGTCAAGGTCCTCGGATCGGGTCAGGTCCGCAACCAGCTGACCGTCACCGCGGACGCCTTCTCCGATGCAGCCCGCGAGAAACTCGAAGAAGCGGGCGGCGAGGCGGTCCTCTCCGAACGCGGCGAGGAGCGGGCGGCCGAAGACGAGGACGCCGAAGCCGACGCAGAACAGGACGAGGAATAACATATGGGATGGAAGGAAGCCGCTGAACCGGTCTTGACGCGGATGCCAGCAGTGCGCCGTCCGGAGGGGCACGTTCCCTTCAAGCGAAAGCTGATGTGGACGGCGGGCATCCTCATGTTGTACTTTTTCCTGACGAACGTCTCGCTGCTCGGTTTGCAAACCGGCCAGTCAGAAGACCTCTTCGGCCAGTTCCGTGCGATCCTTGCCGGGGGCCAGGGGACAGTGTTGCAGGTCGGTATCGGACCGATCGTCACCGCGAGCATCGTCTTGCAGTTGCTCGGGGGGGCAAACCTCCTCGGCCTCGACACGGACGATCCGCGCGACCAGGTTCTCTATCAGGGCCTCCAGAAGCTACTGGTCGTCCTGATGGTGATCCTGACCGGGTTGCCGATGGTGTTCGCCGGCGGCTTCCTGCCAGCCCAGAGTCAACTTCAACTCGGCGGACTCATCCTCGGGCAAACGCAGGTCCAGGTGTTGATGTTCGCCCAGATCTTCGTCGGCGGCATCCTCATTCTGTACATGGACGAAGTCGTCAGCAAGTGGGGCGTCGGCAGCGGGATCGGCCTGTTCATCATCGCCGGCGTGAGCCAGAGCCTGGTTACCGGATTTATCCAGCCAACGAGCGGCGGGTTCTTCTTTGACTGGTATCGCATCCTCACCGGCAAGGTAGAGATTGGCTCGATAGTCTCCGGCGAGGGGCTCCAGAACCTGCTATTAAATCAAGGACACATCATCCCACTGCTGACGACGCTGTTGATATTCGGCATCGTCGTCTACGCGGAGTCGGTCCGGGTCGAGATTCCGCTGAGCCACGCCCGGGTCAAAGGCGCACGCGGTCGCTTCCCCGTGAAGCTCATCTACGCGAGCGTCCTCCCGATGATCCTCGTTCGCGCAGTGCAGGCGAACGTTCAGTTCCTCGGACAGATCCTCAGTTCGACCGGTCAATCTCCGGGTGGAGCGATTACAGTGCTCGGCCGCGAACTCTCGTGGCTTGGCGTGTACTCGAACGGACAGCCCATCAGCGGGTTCTTCTACTACGTCGCTCCGATCTATTCGCGTTCGGACTGGACCTGGTGGACGGCAAACGTCTCACAGGACGCGTGGCAAGTGTTGATCCGGATCGGGATCGACGTTACGTTCATGGTCGTCGGTGGCGCGATCTTCGCCATCTTCTGGGTCGAGACGACGGACATGGGTCCGGAATCGACGGCCCAGCAGATCCAGAATTCGGGGATGCAGATACCCGGTTTCCGTCAGAACGTCGGCGTCATCGAGAAGGTCATGGAACGCTATATTCCGCAGGTGACCGTCATCGGCGGCGCGCTGGTCGGCCTGCTTGCCGTCTGGGCGAACATGCTCGGTACCATCGGCGGTGTCAGTGGGACCGGACTGCTGCTTGCCGTCTCCATTACGTACAAACTGTACGAGGAGATTGCCGAGGAGCAGATGATGGAAATGCACCCGATGATGCGCCAGATGTTCGGCAACGAGTAAAACAGCTATCGCGCGTTAGCTCACCGTCTCTTTTCGGCGGCCGGAATCGCTTTGTCACACCAATGGTCGATGTCGTCACCTGTATACGCTGTCCGCAGCGTGTCTCGACATAGCATGTTCATCCGAAGTTTGACTGATACGACGAAGCTGGTAACGCGTTTGGAACGGGAGGAGAAGACGTTCGACGGATTTCTCGGAAAACACGTCCAGAGCGAGAAACTCATCGACATCGGTGCGTGGAGCACAGAAAAACAGAGGATGCGCGAGCGGTCGTAAAACGCCCGGGAAAGTTTTGATCGAGAGCCGTCCTGGTGAAGCCTATTCCGCGGGAATTGTCCATGCCACACACTGGGTGGCCCACGGGGTATCAAAATTCCTCGAGTGATTTTCGTCGGACGGATTCTCGGTACGTTCGATAGACGCCTTCGACCCACTCTCTGACAGTTTCGTCGCTCGTTTCGAGGAGCGATCGTGGGATCCCTTCGTCGTCTTCGACGCCGATCTGAACTCGACCATCATATGCAAGACCGAGGTAAAACGGAAGGCGTTGCTGGGAAACGAACATCGTGGACCGGCCCGTCTCCATCTTCTCTCTGATGAGCGATGCGTATTGGTCCGATTCGATCGTCGCCTCGAGAGTCGGTGTAACGACCGTCTCGACCTCGAGTCCGTGTTGAGTGACCTGTTCGGTGATCATCTTGGTCCCGCCGAAGTCGATGGACAGAAGGAAGAATTGGAGTCTGTCCGCCGTTCGAAGGATTTCGGTCTGTTTTCTCGCCGGCGCATACGGGTCGCCGTTCGAAGACGACGTCACCTCCGCGTCGGTCAGGGCGAGAAAATCAGGAGCAGATTCGTCGATCGGGAAGTACTGCAAGAAGTCGGATAACTCATCAGTGATCCGAACCGTCTCGTAGTAGTCGGCCCGTGCCTGCCGTGTGCACGTTCCGGCCAGTAGTATAATGACAATCACGTGGCATCAGGCGGGTATGACAACTGCTTGGGTAGATCAGCAACGAGTGCGAGCCTCAGTTGGAGTCACCCATTTCGTAGATTGGTGCGCGTATCATCCCGGCGGCCAGTCTCCTGACGACGAGTTCCAGGGCACCGGTATCGGACACACAGAACGAGAAACGAACGGGGGGAGATGAATGTCCGTTCCCGGCGGTCTCCTCGTGTCTGCCTTCGGCGGGTTGCTCGTCATCGCCGGTTTCCGCCGGTTGACGACGGCTATCTCGGTGTACCAAAGCGACGCTATTCCATTGCGACGTATTTCCACCACTGATGGTCCCGTCGAATTCCAGGGACGTGCCGAACCGCTGGTGGATGAGGGAGCAGTCGAAGCGCCATTCTCCGGCGAGGAGGCCCTCTACTGTGAGGTGTGGATGGAGACGGAGGGCCAACACAGAACGGACGCCGAGGGACTAGACGTCGGCGGGGTCCAGAAACCGGAACGACAGCGAAATACCAGACAGACGTGGCTACTGGCCGAACACGACGAGATCAAACGATCGTTCGCCGTGGAAGACGGCGGGACCCGCGTCGAACTCGACCCTGTCGGCGGGGAATTCGACGTAACCGGTCACATGGGGACAACGGCTCTGACAGTCGAACCCGAGGACTCCTTGCCGGAGGAGGTCCGTGATCGGCTCGAGACGCTCGACGAGACGACCGGCGAATTCGACGGTGCACTCGATACCTGGGACCCCGGGGACGACAGCACGAAGTATCGTGAAGCTCGACTGGAACCGGGAGATCCAGTTCACGTCACTGGCGGCGTCCTCGAGAGCGTCCCCGACGAGTGGGGAACAGGTGTCACCGCGACCGTTGGGGCTCCAGAGGGAAACGCCCAGTTTCGAATCAGCAAAGGAACCGAATCGAGCGTCGTACGGAACAACGTCGTTCAATTCGTAACTGGTGTGGGAGTCGGCCTCATCCTGCTCGGCTTCGGGCTCCAGACGGCTGGGTTTCTGACGATACTCTGAACGCTTCGCCCGCTGTTGGAGAGCCGTTTTCTCATCCTCCGCTGTGAGTTGCATACGTCGGCCCGATCGGCAATCGCCGGTATGGGACCTACCTTCCAGCAGACTGAAGGCCCGATCGAATGGTCAACGCCTTCTGGCTCGACCGCGACCTCGATCGGGCGGCGCGGTGGCTCGTCGATCGACACGTATCCAGTAGCGTCTTCGAATGTTCGATGGTGTTGACGACCGCCGCGCAGCTAAACGGGTATCCGGAATCCGACGCTCTGTACTTCACCCATTCCGACCATCCGCTGACCCGGTGGGCGGCGCGGTCGGCCGCCAACTGGCGGTACCTGCGCGACTACACCGACGCGGCTCACGACGAGTGGCGCTACCGGTGGGATCACGATCCGGCGGAACGACACGGCTGCTGGGCGACCGTCCGTTCCGTAGACGAAGCGGTCGTTCGCGATCTCGAGTGGCCGGCCGAGGGTCGCGACGACCCGCCACAGGTAACGGGAGAGTGGACGGCTGACGACTACATCGATGCCTACCGATACTACTACGCGAACGAAAAACGACACCTGTTCGCCTGGTCGAAGGATCGATCGATGCCGCCCTGGATTCCAGAGTACACGGTCGATAACGTCGGATGACGGGCTTTTTTCAGCGCAGTCTTCCCCGGAGCGGCGACGGTCGATATGGGCCGGACCGCGATCCGCGAACACGCTGTACACGCCTTGCGACCTCGAGTATCGACCCCCACAGTGCAGACAGATTCTGCGACGAGATCAGTGTGAGCACATCGTCGTCTCGGCGAAACCAGCCGAGACGAGTCAGTGCGGCCGACTGTCCACTCGAGGCCGACAAAAAGGTGTTTGTCGGCACCGGCGTAATCCCGGTCGATGACCGACCAGCCCACCAGCGACTGGAAATTCGACGTGGAATTTGCAGACGCGCTCGAGGCGGTACCGGACGACCAGTTCGACCGCGACCGGTTCGTCCCTGGCGTCGGGCCGCTGTCCGCGGACGTGATGCTCGTCGGCGAGGCCCCGGGTAAGCAGGAGGTGAACCAGGGCGAACCGTTCGTCGGCCAGGCCGGGGACCAACTGGATCGGGCGCTCGAGGAGATCGGCTTCGACCGGACGGACCTGTACATTACGAACCTCGTCAAGGTGCGGCCACCCGAGAATCGCGATCCCCGCGTCGAAGAGATCGAAGCCTGGTGGCCGGTTCTCGAGGCCGAGATCGAACGCGTCGATCCGAAGGTGCTCGTTCCGCTGGGGAGTTTCGCGACGGACGAACTCCTCGAGACCGACGAGACCATCACCGATTTACACGGCCGGGTGTTCGAACGGGACGTCTCACACACCTCGGATTCCTCGAACGGACACGGTCCGCGAGGGCACGAGGGGCGGACCGTCGTTCCGGCGTTTCACCCGGCAGCGGCACTGTACGACCGCAGCAAGGTCGATGCCGTCAAGTCCGACCTGGAGACTGCCCTCGAGTTGGTCTGAGAACAGAGCCATCCCGATTCGGTCTATAGTGCAGGTTCGTGCAGGCAGCCATGCCCGTGCCGAGAGTTCCCGTTTGTGCAGGCAGCCATGCCCGTGCCGAGAGTTCCCGTTTGTGCAGGCAGGATTTGCTTCCGGGGTCAGCGTCACGTTCGAGGCGATGGACGCCACTATCACGGACGATGACGTGGGCAAGACAGTCGAGAGCGCGGACGGCGAACCGCTCGGAACCGTCGTTGACGTCGAGGCGGAAACTGCAGGCGTCGAACCGGAGCCCGAGATGACGGACTCGATAGCGGCCGTGCTGGACTGGGACGGCGGTTCCGGTGAGACCGTCCCGCTCGAGGGCGACGCCGTCGACGAGGTCCCCCACAACGCTGTCCAGCTCAGGGCGGCGGTTTCGGCAGAGAGCGTCGCACTGGAGGGTGAACCAGATTGCGAGTCGGAAGATGTCCGTTCTGACGATCACACGGTCGGTTCGAAACCGTGAGTCGGCGGTGGTCCGACCGACGACCCGAGCTCGGCGAACGTGCCAAAGGCAGCATCGACGTCCCAGGCCGGATCGAAATCCCGAATCCGGTACGACGGCGAAATCGGCGTCAGCCTCCGAGGTCGAGGACGACCATTTCGTGACGTGGCGCGGGTCGGTTCAGATAGGGGGAGACCGAATCAGTCGCCATCGGGAAATCGATACGACGTTCATCCCCACCGCTTGGCCGATGACAGCAGCCGCTCAGGTTTCTCGATTGCCGCATTCGAGCAACAACGCGACGGTCGCGTATGTATCGGTTACGAATCTCTTTCGATGCGGACAACGGATTCGGACTGCAGTAAGACGGAGATAACAATGTCGTCCGTCGATGACCGTCTGCGCAGTGATCAGGAACGCCTTCTCCCGTCGTCGCCGACAGGACCGTCCGCCAGTCTGCGCTCGAGTTATAAACTCGAAACCGACGATTCCGGGTACTGTTCGACAGACAACCTCGAAATCGCCGGGCCCGAGTGCTGTTCGACAGACAACCTCGAAATCGCCGGGCCCGAGTGCTGTTCGACAGACAACCTCGAAACCGACGATCACGGGTACTGTTCGACAGACAACCTGGTCGGCGTTGGTATCTATCGATGCCGGTCACTGAGCGAATCCTCGAGGGATTCAAGGCGACGCTGGGTGCCCGACTCGTTACGAACGTCGCCAACGGAGTGTTGATGCTGTTACTGGCCCGCTTCTTGCTCACCCCCGACGAGTACGGGCTGTTTTTCTTCGTCATCGCTGTTCTCGGTGTCGCAGGCATGGTGACCGACCTCGGAAGCGCCCGGTCGGCTGCTCGGTACGTGTCCGAATACAAGGAAACCGACGAGGGGAGGGTCCCGTACATCCTCCGGACGTCGCTCGGGTATCGGCTGATACTGATCGCGATCGTCGCCAGCACCATGATAGTCGGCCACGAGCAAGTGGCCGCGTTGCTCAACACCCCGGAGGCAGCGCCGTTGTTGCTGATCGGCGGCGGATATCTCGTCTTCCAGTCGCTGAATTCGTACGGCCAGACGCTCTTTCAGGGGTTCAATCGAGTCGAGCTCAGCGCGATCGTCAACGTGGCCAACAACGTCACGCGAGTCGGATTTGTCGTCGCACTGACCGTTCTCGGACTCGGCGTCGTCGGCGCTATGCTCGGCTATCTGGTCGGCGCGGCATTTGCCGCGATCATCGCACTAATTCTCCTCTATCGGCGATTCTACACGACCTACGAGGACGACGGCGGGGAGAAATCCCTTCGCAATCGCATGTTCCGGTACAGCATCCCGCTGACCGCATCGACCAGTGCGAACATCATCGACAAGCGTATCGATACGGTTCTGGTCGGATTCTTCCTCAATCCGCTCGCGGTGAGTTACTACGTCCTCAGCAAGCAGATAACGGAGTTCGTTCTCGTTCCCGCCGGCTCGCTTGGCTTTTCGGTCTCACCGACGTACGGCGAGCAGAAAGCCAACGGTGCGCTCGAGGAGGCAGCTCGGATATACGAGTCGACGCTGCAGTACATCCTCCTCCTCTACATTCCTGCGGCCGTCGGCCTGATCCTCGTCGCCGATCCTGCCGTCCGACTGGTGTTCGGTGCTGATTACGCCGGGGCCGTGCCGGTCCTCCAGTTGATGGCGATTTACGTGGTCTTTCAGGCGATCACGAATGTGACGACCAACAGCCTCGACTACCTCGGGCGGGCGTCCGACCGCGCGATGGCAAAGGGTTTCACTGCGGCCGCCAACGCCGGCCTCAACGTCCTCCTGATACCGCGCTTCGGCGTTCCGGGTGCGGCGTTCGCGACCGTCGTCACGTATGGTATCTACACCACCGTCAACGTCGTCGTGATGTACCGCGAAATCGCGTTCGACTACGTTCGCATCGGTCGGTCCGTTGCGCTCATCTCCGCGATTTCCGCGAGTATGGGCATCGCAGTGCTGTTTCTCGTCCCGTACGTATCGAATATCGTCGCTCTCGCCGGCGTTATCGGTCTCGGAGTCGGTATCTGGGGCGTCCTCGTCACACTGAGCGGGCTGGTCGATCCCCGAAAAACCCTCTCGATGCTTACCTGATCAATCGCCAGCAGTAACCCCATTTTCGAGACGGATACCTCCAACGTTCTACATAGCGAGTACACGATGAGGCTTCGCTGGGCTCCTCGAGCGGAGATGCTGGCATTCGTTCTCCGGAGATCAGCGGCCAAATATCGCGGTAACAGCTCCATTATAGAGTGCTATGTACCGGTATGGAGATCATATCAAAATTGAATACAATCAGTATCGAGTATGTGCAACCGAATCCCGTATATACTGATTCTGATGGGGCAGCCGTTCGGTCGTTCGTCGACCAGTTCGAGCGAAACGAGCGCCACGCTGCAGTCCGTTCCCTGTTCGAGACAGCGTCCGAACCGAGATCGGTGCTGACGTCCCTCTTTGGTGTCGGATACGACAGTTGGTACGCCTTAGTCGCCGACGATATCTCCGGACACTGTCTCGATTGCACTCCAGGCTGGGGACGGACGACGCCGCTATTGCGCGCTCTCGCCGACAGCGTCTCCAGTTATCAGCCCTCGGCCCTCGGCCGCCGACTCTTCGAGTCGAGACCGGAACTCGAGGGGTCCGACGTCGCAACCCTCGCCGGCGACGATCTCGAGACGGCCATCGACGGACGCTCGTTCGACACCATCGTCACGACGGGGTCGCGGCCACCGGATCGGGATTTCGTCGACCACATCGATCGACTCACCGCATCGCTTGCCGACGGCGGGACCCTCGTTACCGAAGTCAACGGATGGCCTCGAACGAGCGGAGTGACCGACCTCGTCGGGCTCGGGGGAAGATCGGAGACGGCAGACCGCCGATCGCCGACTGACGTCTGGCGATCGATTCCGTCGCGAGTCGTCGCTGCGCTCGAAGCCTGCGGATTCGAGGAGGTCGACCTGATCGGATTGCTGCCCGGCGGATCGCAGTATCGGTGGGCGGTGCCGGCCGAGGACCCGGACGCGCTCGAGTGGGTTCTGGAGACGATTACCGCGGAAACGACCGCCTCCCGCCTGCTTCGCCGTGGTGCGGCGCTTGCCTCCGAACTCGGAGTCGTCGCGCAGTCCTATCCAAGTTACGTCGCCGTCTGTCGAACGAATCCGGCGACGGACTCCGACACACCCTCACTGACTGGAACCGACGCGACGCGGGTGCTACGCCGCGGCGCGAACAGATCGATTATTTTCGAGCTTGCAGAGAACA
This window harbors:
- a CDS encoding 50S ribosomal protein L32e; its protein translation is MADDERPNDEETAADEPQELEEISGVGESKADALREAGFESIEDVKEADQSELADAEGIGNALAARIKADVGDLEVSEETEAEIEDEGVEEEEPAEDVETELQARGLTEKTPDLSEDEQRLLSRRQSEGNPQFNRQDYHKKKRTPESWRRPRGQLSKQRRGVKGKGPKVQAGYRTPEAVRGKHPSGFEEVYVENVDDLEGVDSDREAVRIASAVGARKRERIEEEAEEQGVRVLNPTYEEVEVESND
- the secY gene encoding preprotein translocase subunit SecY; translated protein: MGWKEAAEPVLTRMPAVRRPEGHVPFKRKLMWTAGILMLYFFLTNVSLLGLQTGQSEDLFGQFRAILAGGQGTVLQVGIGPIVTASIVLQLLGGANLLGLDTDDPRDQVLYQGLQKLLVVLMVILTGLPMVFAGGFLPAQSQLQLGGLILGQTQVQVLMFAQIFVGGILILYMDEVVSKWGVGSGIGLFIIAGVSQSLVTGFIQPTSGGFFFDWYRILTGKVEIGSIVSGEGLQNLLLNQGHIIPLLTTLLIFGIVVYAESVRVEIPLSHARVKGARGRFPVKLIYASVLPMILVRAVQANVQFLGQILSSTGQSPGGAITVLGRELSWLGVYSNGQPISGFFYYVAPIYSRSDWTWWTANVSQDAWQVLIRIGIDVTFMVVGGAIFAIFWVETTDMGPESTAQQIQNSGMQIPGFRQNVGVIEKVMERYIPQVTVIGGALVGLLAVWANMLGTIGGVSGTGLLLAVSITYKLYEEIAEEQMMEMHPMMRQMFGNE
- a CDS encoding 50S ribosomal protein L19e translates to MTDLSAQKRLAADVLDVGKNRVWLDPDAQGDIAEAITRDEIRELVDEGRIQADDPSGNSRGRARERNEKRSYGHQNGHGKRRGKKGARKNEKDEWQNKIRAQRRKLRELRDKGELTPTQYRELYKKAGGGEFRSVRYLLNYIDDNYGNQ
- a CDS encoding uL15m family ribosomal protein codes for the protein MTSKKRRQRGSRTHSGGSHKNRRGAGHRGGRGRAGRSKHEFHNYEPKGKHGFKRPHDIREEVAEIDVQKLDEDAILYVADDLATETDDGYELDARDIVEDGHEADVVKVLGSGQVRNQLTVTADAFSDAAREKLEEAGGEAVLSERGEERAAEDEDAEADAEQDEE
- a CDS encoding 30S ribosomal protein S5, translating into MSGNNYNDDGWQPVTRLGRQVQEGEIDDMETALNSGLPLKEPELVDQLLPGLEDEVLDINMVQRMTDSGRRVKFRCVVTVGNRDGFVGYAEGRDDQVGSAIQKAIGIAKLNMIQVPRGSGSWEDRSDRPHSLTRRTTGKAGSVEVEVIPAPEGLGLAASDTVRAVLELAGIENAWTKSHGNTRTTVNLAKATFNALENASQSRQPRRNRGGREEPEVADQ
- a CDS encoding 50S ribosomal protein L18, yielding MATGPRYKVPMRRRREVRTDYHQRLRLLKSGKPRLVARKSNKHTTAQLITPGPQGDETLASAHSSDLEEYGWDAPTSNISAAYLTGLLAGTRAVDAGLEEAVLDIGLNTATPGNKVFAVQEGAIDAGLEIPHNDSVLADWSRTRGEHIAEYAEQLDEPLYSGDFDATELPEHFDDVREAILE
- a CDS encoding flippase gives rise to the protein MPVTERILEGFKATLGARLVTNVANGVLMLLLARFLLTPDEYGLFFFVIAVLGVAGMVTDLGSARSAARYVSEYKETDEGRVPYILRTSLGYRLILIAIVASTMIVGHEQVAALLNTPEAAPLLLIGGGYLVFQSLNSYGQTLFQGFNRVELSAIVNVANNVTRVGFVVALTVLGLGVVGAMLGYLVGAAFAAIIALILLYRRFYTTYEDDGGEKSLRNRMFRYSIPLTASTSANIIDKRIDTVLVGFFLNPLAVSYYVLSKQITEFVLVPAGSLGFSVSPTYGEQKANGALEEAARIYESTLQYILLLYIPAAVGLILVADPAVRLVFGADYAGAVPVLQLMAIYVVFQAITNVTTNSLDYLGRASDRAMAKGFTAAANAGLNVLLIPRFGVPGAAFATVVTYGIYTTVNVVVMYREIAFDYVRIGRSVALISAISASMGIAVLFLVPYVSNIVALAGVIGLGVGIWGVLVTLSGLVDPRKTLSMLT
- a CDS encoding uracil-DNA glycosylase — translated: MTDQPTSDWKFDVEFADALEAVPDDQFDRDRFVPGVGPLSADVMLVGEAPGKQEVNQGEPFVGQAGDQLDRALEEIGFDRTDLYITNLVKVRPPENRDPRVEEIEAWWPVLEAEIERVDPKVLVPLGSFATDELLETDETITDLHGRVFERDVSHTSDSSNGHGPRGHEGRTVVPAFHPAAALYDRSKVDAVKSDLETALELV
- a CDS encoding 50S ribosomal protein L30, which codes for MKAIVQVRGEVNRQEDVEDTLSMLNVHSVNHCTLVPETDAYEGMIAKVNDYVAHGEPSTDVLETLLEKRAEPLEGNQSDVNEEWLVENTEYDDFGELAEALVDEETTLRDEGLSPTLRLHPPRGGHEGIKKPTIEGGQLGKHTTGEINDLLESMR
- a CDS encoding phosphotransferase yields the protein MQPNPVYTDSDGAAVRSFVDQFERNERHAAVRSLFETASEPRSVLTSLFGVGYDSWYALVADDISGHCLDCTPGWGRTTPLLRALADSVSSYQPSALGRRLFESRPELEGSDVATLAGDDLETAIDGRSFDTIVTTGSRPPDRDFVDHIDRLTASLADGGTLVTEVNGWPRTSGVTDLVGLGGRSETADRRSPTDVWRSIPSRVVAALEACGFEEVDLIGLLPGGSQYRWAVPAEDPDALEWVLETITAETTASRLLRRGAALASELGVVAQSYPSYVAVCRTNPATDSDTPSLTGTDATRVLRRGANRSIIFELAENSVERVRKVPNAPQHARYNERAASTLSMLTESDGTIAGTLPDAELESSPLGPVLSESPAPGTPLMDTTTRWESPPDPDAFVDVLETGLRWIRTIQLAHAGPRRTRSPEAVRRELSPVEFDVDPPSVAEPVEYPVVPAHGDYHPGNVLVDADGSIERVIDWEYATAESNPVTDPAFFTLKLAEFAFGGFEAGVRTALLEETPYSIRVAESIVAYCDALGIRPRTFATYLGHTFVSQTDVHFETGSPWRFHANPREKVERLSVLYDEFDEILSRLADLTVSSTDEDSTSRRYSRPVTTGPEPSNSSISKISHNK